The sequence AGAAAAGTATTGTAGATTTCTTTGATGTTACAAATAACCCTTAGCTTAACTTGGGTTGTGGTTGAATCCTATTTTGAAAGAGAGACTAAAAAACCCGATAAGCAACCATGGCCAAAGATCAGTAAGCCAACCAAAAATGTAAGAACATACTCTTTACTATTTATTCTCAAACAGCTCGCACCTCTCAAATCCTTAAATATATCGTTTTCTTACTCAGACTCTTGCTTGATCTCTTGGGTTTGCGGAAACTTTGTGGCGTGCGGGGAGAAATATTTTTGGGGGCAAGAGTGGATTATTAAGGCAGTTTGAACTTGCTGAAGGCTATATAGCCGCATTACAGTGTGAAGTGGGGTTTTGGATAAAAGCTAACAAAGAAAAAACAGCACAATCCAAGAACTCCAAGACTAAACCACAGCAATCAATCCCAAGGGAGCTATGTATCCATAGATGAGCTCAATAAAAAGTTGCTGAGGCACGGGGAGAGGGGTATAAAGGGGGTAGCTTTGCAAGAACAAGCTAAAAACAATGCACGGCTCTCAACAGAAAAGCAAGACCAACAAGCTCTCACAACACAGATCAACATCCTTAAGACCGCCTAAACTGAGTGAGACAACGAGAAATAGCATTGACTTCAAAACTCCAAGAAGCCAAGAACACCTTAGAAGAACTTGTAGAACCATAAACACCAATACGGGTAAATCCCTCAAACCCCAAGATACTAAACAAATTACAGAGGCACAAGCTAAGGCTTCAAAGCAACTAATGCGCTATGTGAAACATTAGGTGTCCCAAAAATCTGTAAACAAGATGACTATGTAACGCTGAGAAAACCAGGGATATAGAGTTTGGCGGTGTTAAAGAGTTGCTAAGGTATTTTGAAAGTTTGTAAAAAGACAATGGGGACACTCAAATAGCAACTACAATCCTACACGACCCAAACCCCCACTTACGATGAGCTCGAAGCCCAAGTTGTCGGCCAAGAGCACACAATCAAAACTTTACGAGGCGACCTAGAACGCATGAGTGATGAACTCACCAAGACCCTAGAACTCCAAACCTTGGAAAAAGACTAAGAGGAAGTGATATAACAAGCGGTAAAAACGACAACAGATTAGCCCAACAGACAATGCCAACAAGAATTAGATGCCCTTAAATCACAGCAACAACCCATAGCCAAGCTCACTACACCCCAGCAACAAGACCCAGTCTCCAAACCCCAAGATCCAGTGCAAACAACAATCTTAGAGAAATACATAGTGTGGCAAGAAAAGGCTTTTGTGAGGGCATTTATTGAGAGAGCTGTGTGGAAGTATGTGTGTCAAGTAGTGTTAGAGTCGCAAGAATTAGAAAAATCCTTTAATCTCAACAAGGATAAAATTGCAACACTTATACCAAAACTATGGGGGCAAATGGATTTTGATAGATGAAAAAATAAATGGGTTTGAAAGGTGGGTGTAAATTAAACGAACTTAGATAAAATCCCCGAAGCACAGAGCCCATTTATTGCAGCACCCCGATGACCACCAAAAGCTCTTAATACAACTAGACTACACCATCGATCACTTCTGAGGTACACAAGCTACCCACAAGACTAGAGCCCTTGCTATCTTTAACAAAAAACAAAAATGAACAGAACCCATTTTCCTTAATTATTCGCTTATGTACACTTGCGTATATGAGTATATACAAGTGTAGTTTTATATTTTCTAACCAAATAAACTCGATTTATTTCCCCCATAAATTTTATTTACAAAATAAACAACCATTGACTTAGCTAGGCAAGGCATGGAAAACACATATAAGCATTCTTAAAAACCCTAAACAGACTACAAATACACCATCCTAGCGTAAGGTTTGGGGATTTCAATCTCTTGCCCTAAGCTCATGGCCGCATTAAAACACCAAAAGGGGTTTTTGAGCAAAGCCCTAGCCAAATAGATCGCATCCACAACTTGACTACCCACTAATCTTTGTGCCATTTTGGGCTCTTCTAAGAGCCCGCCCCCGATTGTGGGTTTATCCAAGGCTTCTTTGAGCACCAACGCATAGGGGATTTGATAGCCCGGATAGACTTTAATGCTGGTTTCTTCGGTGGCCTTGCCTGAAGTGGCTCTATAATTCTTAGGTGGGGCTTGCACCACGCCCCCACTGCTGACATTGAGGGCATCATAAAGGGGGCTTAAGGGCTCTAAAAGCTCAGCCATTTTCTCTGGAGTATTGCCCTGTTTATGGTAGTCGGTGGCAGACACGCGCACAATGAGGGGCAAGTCCATAGTCTCTCTTAGGTTCTCTAAGATTTCTTGTAAAATCAATGCCCTATTTTTGCCATAGGCATCGCTTCTTTGGTTAGTTAGGGGGGATAAAAAGCTGCTGAGTAAATAGCCATGGGCGGCGTGGATTTCTAACGCATCAAAGCCCGCTTGTTTGGCTCTTAAACCCGCTTGTTTAAACTCTAAAATGACTTGCTTAATGTCGTTGGTATCCATTTCTTTAGGTGTGGCGTATTGCTCGTTAAAACGCAAAGCTGTGGGGGCTAAAAGCGGAGTGTCTTTGAGCTGCCCCCTTCTGCCTGCGTGCCCAATCTGCAAAGCCACTTTAGAGCCGTATTTGTGGCACTCAGCCACAATCTTAGCCAAACCTTCAATGTGCCCGTCTTCATAAATGCCTAAATCCCCCGGATCGATCCGCCCCTTCGCACTCACCGCCGCCACTTCAAAAATAATCAAGCCCACTTGCCCAATAGCACGGCTGACATAGTGGTGCGTGTGCCACTCGTTGGTGTAGCCATCCACGGCGCTGTATTGATCCATCGGTGCCATCACCACGCGGTTTTTGAGCTCCAAATCCTTGATTTTCCAAGGGCTAAACAACAATGTTTTATCCATTTTCTTCTCCTAGTTGGTTTAAAAAGGCGTGTAAATGCTTATACTCTTTCGCATTTAAATAGCGGGTTTTACCTACAGGCAGAGCGTTTAAAGACACGAAACCAAAGCTAACCCGCTTTAAGTCTAGCACTTCTCGCTTAAAATGTCCGAAAAAGCGGCGTAATTCTCTATTTTGCCCCTCTTGCAAGGTGAGCTTAAGCTTAGAGTAATTGCGGCTGCTTTTAAGCACCATCGCCTGCATGGGGGCAATGTGGATGCTCTCTATGCGACTTTTTTCATGCGCCCCTTCTTTGCTGGTGGTTTCTAAGCCATTTTCAAAGGCATCAAGCATGGCTTGCGTCACGCTCCCATCGATTTTCACCAAATAGGTACGCTCCAAGCGACTATGCATCAAGGTATCCACGACTTTTTTACTATCGCTTAAGAGCAAGAGCCCCATAGACGCATAGTCCAAACGCCCTATGGGGGTGAAGTGTTGAAACTTTTTATCTAAGCTGTCAAAAATGGCCTTGCGTCCCCGATCGTCCTTGTGGCTCACCAGCTCGCCCTTGGGCTTGTGATAGACAATCACGCTGAAATGCTCGTGCTTTTTTGGCCTGAGCAACTTGCCATCCACAAAGATTTTATCTTTGGGGCTAAAGGGTGTGGTGAAGGTGGCTTTGGTGTGCTTGACCTTAACCCGC is a genomic window of Helicobacter sp. NHP19-012 containing:
- a CDS encoding NADPH dehydrogenase — its product is MDKTLLFSPWKIKDLELKNRVVMAPMDQYSAVDGYTNEWHTHHYVSRAIGQVGLIIFEVAAVSAKGRIDPGDLGIYEDGHIEGLAKIVAECHKYGSKVALQIGHAGRRGQLKDTPLLAPTALRFNEQYATPKEMDTNDIKQVILEFKQAGLRAKQAGFDALEIHAAHGYLLSSFLSPLTNQRSDAYGKNRALILQEILENLRETMDLPLIVRVSATDYHKQGNTPEKMAELLEPLSPLYDALNVSSGGVVQAPPKNYRATSGKATEETSIKVYPGYQIPYALVLKEALDKPTIGGGLLEEPKMAQRLVGSQVVDAIYLARALLKNPFWCFNAAMSLGQEIEIPKPYARMVYL
- a CDS encoding pseudouridine synthase, yielding MRLNQFLAHNIPCSRRAADALIAEGRVKVKHTKATFTTPFSPKDKIFVDGKLLRPKKHEHFSVIVYHKPKGELVSHKDDRGRKAIFDSLDKKFQHFTPIGRLDYASMGLLLLSDSKKVVDTLMHSRLERTYLVKIDGSVTQAMLDAFENGLETTSKEGAHEKSRIESIHIAPMQAMVLKSSRNYSKLKLTLQEGQNRELRRFFGHFKREVLDLKRVSFGFVSLNALPVGKTRYLNAKEYKHLHAFLNQLGEENG